In Cardinium endosymbiont of Dermatophagoides farinae, the sequence GGTCTGTATTAGATTTGCCTATTACCTTAAAAGAAGCAGCTTGTATAGAAGATAAGAAAAATGAAAATCAGCTATTTTCATCTGTTCAATATGTAAAGCGATTGGATAATCGCGTATTGGATTTGCGTACTGACCTGGCGCAGGCTATTTTTCGAGTCAATGATGGCATGCTTTTCTATATACAGCAATATCTGCGTGGACATGGGTTTGTAGAAATCAAAACACCTAAACTTATAGGTGGTGCTTCTGAGGGCGGTGCAGATGTATTTAAGGTAGACTATTTTGGTAAGCCTGCTTGCCTGGCACAGAGTCCCCAGCTCTATAAGCAGATGGCGATTATAGGTGATTTCAAGCGGGTGTTTGAAGTTGGACCTGTCTTTCGTGCAGAAAACTCCGATACCAATAGGCATCTTACAGAGTTTATAGGCGTTGACCTTGAAATGGTTATAGATCAGAGCTATATGGAAGTCGTCCATCTGGTGTACCAGCTATTGGTTGATCTATTTGGTGCATTAAATAAAAAATATGAACGAGAAATTGCCATTATACAATCTTTTTTTAATGTTCCTGCCATAACCCTTGCATCAGCGTTGGTCGTGGTGCCTTTTCCCGATGCAGTTGCTTTATTGAAGGCCCATGGAAAGGAACGGGGAGATTTAGAGGATTTCTCTACAGAGGATGAAAAGCAATTGAGTGCTATTGTAAAAGAAAAATACCATACAGACTTGTATGTGGTTACACGTTATCCATCTTGTGTGCGCCCCTTTTATACGATGGTTGATCCAAATGATAAGAGATATACCCATGCCTATGATTTTATGTTACGAGGTGCAGAAATTCTCTCTGGTGCACAGCGGATACATGACCATACCACGTTGTGTGGGCGTGTTGTTGAGTTGGGTATAGCACCCAGTACCATAGCCCATTATTTGAATGCATTTAAGTATGGTGCACCTCCTCATGCAGGAGTTGGTATGGGCCTAGAACGTATGTTAAAGTATTTTTTGGGTTTACCAGATGTGCGCTACAGCAGCCTATTTCCCCGTGACCCTAAGCGGTTGCATCCTTAAGCAGTTATCAAGCAGCTATTTTGTTTTACATATAAAATAGCTGCACATGACTTGGACCTCTATTGGTAAGGAGGATTTGTCCAGAACACTACGCAGCATATTAATAACCATATCCGCTATAGCCTCAGTACATGTCTTCGCACATTTATATCTATGTGCTGCATTGATATAACTATTCAACTTACCAATAAGGCTATTATTTGCACGCTCATTAATGTGAGGCAGCATCACTGTATTGACATGGCTAAGCAAGCTAGCAATAACGGCATTGCTTACATACTTTTTTTATTAACAGCAGGAAATATAACACTATGCACTGCATTGACATGATTAAGCAATTTAGCAATAAGGCTATCTTCTACATGTGCATTAAGATCATAAGGCAATACATTATAATATATATAAATACGAAATAACTCAACAGCGCGCTTCAGGTCATGTTTACTTTCATTATTTGCGCGCGTGGCACATTAAAGAAGCCGTTCGGTTATCCAGTCCCTAAGTGCATCAATGTTGTTGTTACATGTGTATTTAAGAATATGAGCAAGGATATTTTGTTTGCTTGGTTCATCAATAAGCATAGAAGCATAACTATTACTGCTCTGTGTTGCTTCATATATACTATGCCGATGCGTTATATTACTACATCCTCCTAGCATTAGTAGATACAATAGGTAAACTTTTTTACTAGACATACTATTTGCAGTTATGCGTTTACAAAACAAAGATTTGCTTGTTCGATGCAAATTTTAATAGCATCAGCATACGTCTTTGTATCCTTTTTTACATATTAGACCTTCCTCAAAACCTATTTGTGATCAGCAGTTTTTAGGAGAGGCGCAGTCGCCAGAATACTAAATGTATTTGAGGAGTATAGACCACAAAATTGCCATTTAGCAATAGGTTTTGCAGAAGGTCTATTGATACTTATGAGCTGCATCTATAAGTAAGTGTACAATCCAATTATCATAGATATATTTATCCAATAGCTCTTTTATGACTTCATAAAAACTGTACAAACGTGCAAAAGGCTTTAAAGAAGCAATAAGATTATTATTTGGATGAAGATAGTGCGGCACCATATCAACCAGCTGTTGACGAAAACTTTTAACAATTTTCTCTTGATCATCCTTATTGTCCAAGTTGGTAGGCCTGCCAAGTTGCATAAGATTTTCGCTTATCTGATACTTAAGTATATCATTCAGGCGGTTAAAACTATGTCTATGCGCTATAAGCTTGGATCGCCTGTTTATTCCAGATTGCTATACGTAGCAGTGCAATGGCTATCGTTTTCTTGCTTGCTACTATGTATACCATCCGCAGCCATCGTATGGTTGTATCCTCCTAACATCAATAGATGCAAAAAAAACAAAAACAAATAAGATAAGTAAACTGTTATCATAAACATAGCTATTTTAATATATGAGTTATCGAAATAAATGCCTCCCCTATATTCCATGCAAACTTGTTGGTTGTACTAGGAATACTCACCAAGCGCTTATATTAATAAATATTTTAACTTTTTCAAAAAAACTTATTAAAAAATTTACAATAACTTGGTTGATATATACAAGACCTCTATTGTAGTTATGACTAGATCTAAATAGAGCGCTATTTGAAATATATTTTCGCTATTCTATAGACCTTCTGCAAAACCTATTTCTAATGGCAATTTTGGTGTCGAAGCTTGTCTATGCTCCTCAAATACATTTAGTATTCTGCGGTGCTCGACTGCGCTTCTCCTAAAAACTGCTGATCACAAATAGGTTTTGAAGAAGGTCTTATACCCTATCTATTGATTTGGTATTTATGCGCTACAAAAAATGCCATTTTTTATCCTTTTTCTACATTTTATTCGTATTTTTAACCATTTCTAAATTTTAATCCCCCTACTTATGGATATAACACCAACAGACCGCATTATACCAATCAATATAGAAGATGAAATGCGCGATGCCTACATAGACTATTCTATGTCTGTTATTGTATCCAGAGCACTTCCTGATGTTCGGGATGGTTTAAAGCCTGTACATAGACGCGTATTGTATGGTATGTATGAGCTTGGCCTTAGCCAGAGTAAGTCTTACAAGAAGTCTGCAAGAATTGTGGGAGAGGTATTGGGTAAATACCACCCACATGGTGATATAGCCATTTATGAGGCAATGGCCCGTATGGCTCAAAGTTGGTCACTCCGTTATCCACTCATAGAAGGTCAAGGAAACTTTGGCTCTATCGATGGCGATGCCCCTGCAGCTATGCGGTATACCGAAGCCCGTTTGGTACGCATTTCTGAAGAGCTTATTAAAGAAATAAATAAAAATACCGTTGACTTTCAGTTTAATTTTGATGCATCTTTAGAGGAGCCTGTGGTATTGCCTGCTAAGCTACCCAACTTGCTTTTAAATGGTGCCTCTGGTATTGCGGTTGGTATGGCCACCAATATGCCCCCTCATAATTTATCAGAAACCCTGAGCGCTATTGTGGTCTATATTGAAAATCATGATATCACCATTCCTGAGTTGATGCAATATATTATAGCGCCTGATTTTCCTACTGGTGGTATCATCTATGGCTATAGTGGGGTGCGTGAGGCTTTTCAAACGGGAAGGGGGCGGCTGCTATTGCGTGGGAAAGCTACGATTGAGGTGACTGCTAATGGCAAGGAGCAGATCATTGTGACGGAAATACCCTACCAGGTTAACAAGGCAGTCATGATAGAAAGAACGGCGCATCTTGTGAACGAAAAAAAAATAGAGGGTATTGCCGATATCCGAGATGAGTCAGATAAAGAGGGCATGCGCATTGTTTATGACCTGAAACGAGATGCCATAGCCCATGTAGTGCTCAATAACCTCTATAAACAAACCCAGCTCCAGAGTTCTTTTAGCGTGAACAATGTAGCGTTAGTAGAGGGTAGGCCTAAGGTTTTAAACCTTAAAGCGCTTATTGCCCATTTTGTGGACCATAGGCATGAGGTATTGGTACGTAAAACCAACTTTGATCTGGACCATGCCAAGAAAAAAATGCATCTATTGGAAGGCTATCTTATCGCTTTAGACCATTTGGATAGGGTGATTGCTTTGATTCGTGCCTCAAAAGATCCAGAGCTTGCTAAAACAGCATTGATGGATGCATTTCCTTTGAGTGAACTACAAGCAAAAGCCATTCTAGAAATGCGTTTGCAGCGGCTTACTGGTCTAGAGCGTGCTAAGATAGTAGAAGAGCACCATCAGGTCCAAGCACTTATTGACCATTTATTAGCGATATTGGCAGATAAGGCGCTGCGGATGCAGCTGATTAAGGAGGAACTGATTGCGCTTAAAGAACGTTATGGTGATGCACGTAGAACGGTAGTGGAGCATGATGCAGATCCATTTACGATGGAAGATATGATTCCAGATACGGAAATGGTGATTATGATTTCCAATCAAGGTTATATTAAAAGGACTCCACTGGTTGACTATCGCCTACAAGGTCGAGGGGGGTAGGTGCCAAGGGCATTATCACTAAAAAAGATGATTTTACCGCACATCTATTTATCGCTACGGCGCATCAATATTTGCTGATATTTACCGAATTTGGAAAAATCTATTGGGTTAAGGTCTATACGATACCAGAAACCAAAAAAACCACACAAGGCAAAGCCATACAGAACCTAATCAATATAGCTCCTGGTGATCAGGTGCGTAGCATTATTCAGGTTAGAGATTTGAAGGATAATGATTGTATTGATAATCATTATGTTATTATGTGTACTAGACAAGGTATTATTAAAAAAACTCCATTGCGTGCCTATGCTACCCCACGTGCCAATGGCATTCATGCTATTGTGATTCGAGAAGGAGATTCGTTATTAGATGTGCAACTAACAAATGGTTCCCACCATATTGTATTGGCATTAGAGTCTGGTAGGGCCACGCAGTTTAATGAACAAGAGGTTCGCCCTATGGGACGTGTCGCTTCTGGCATAAAAGGGATTACATTAGCCCATAAACAAGATCGTGTAATTGGTATGGCCTGTTTTCCAACATCAGATTTAGATGTGTTGGTGGTGTCCGAAAATGGTTATGGCAAACGTTCTGCTCTTGCAGATTATCGCATTACCAAAAGAGGCGGTAAAGGCGTTAAAACCATTCAGATTACTGAAAAAACTGGAAAGCTAGTGGCCATTCATGCTGTAAAAAACCAAGATGAGTTAATGATTATGAACCAATCTGGTGTGGCCATTCGGATTGAAGTAAGTACTCTGCCTGTTATAGGCCGGGCTACCCAGGGCGTTCGGCTGATTCGATTGGGGCAAGGTGATCAGATTGCTTCTGTAGCCAGAATAGATGTTTTAGAACAAGTAGCCGATCATAAAGCATCAGTGGATTAGAAAATTATGAGCGCTTGATTGTTATCTTAACTTTTTTCTTGATAAAGATACCTTTTTTACCATTACTCTCAATAAATACCCAGCAGGTTATTGTATCATTCAAAATTTATTTATATACTCCGCGCCGGATAAAATCACAATATCTAAAATGATTTTTTAGAACCTAGGCCAATATAGTTAATAATTTTGAAGTATGGTGCTATCTATTACCCTGTTTTCTATTTTGTGTAGATTTGTTTTGGCATCTATTTTTTCCTGTAGTAGTTTTACTTATCTAAAAGTCCGTTCGCACATTTTATTTAAGCACCATCTGTCCAACCAGCCAGTAAGCGATCAAGCGGCATCAGGTCAGCAAATCCAATCTTGCAAACGACCTAGGGAACTGGAATCTTCTATTTCAGATAAAGGTGAATCTTCCCAAGGTAAAAGAAGGAAAATATTTCAATCTAGAGCGGTAAGCCCTACAAGCGATGTAAGCGCTGCATTAGATCATAAAGCACCAATTGAGCAAAATGTTGACAAAGGATGGTCGCAACAAAAGGTAGACTTGGATCTATATAGTGTAGCAACTCAACACAAAAAAGAACTAAAAATTGATGCTGATTTAGGTAATAGTCCCAATGCCAATAAAAAAAAGGCACTATTCCGGTTGCTGCCCAATAGCTCTTTTTTTAGATCACTAAAATATAATATAGACAAGCAAGACGGCCCATTATCGGAAGAGATCATAGCACAACTCTTGGTTTTTCCTGCGTTAAAGATACCCTATACCTTTCTAAGTGGCCTCTTAAAAAAATGGGATGATTTAAATAGTTGTGCCGCTTTGCTTAATAAACTTTTGGTAAAGCGCGATGGGGTATATCAATTAGAACCTAAGTTGGAGTATATCCTAATGGATAACCATATTCAGCTTAACAGTTTATCCAGTATGTTATATGGTGCTGGTAATCAATCTTGCCGGTCATTTCAGCAGTTGGTGGATAAGCTAACTGAAGAGAAGATGCGTAAGCAGCTGCAGAGATTAAAAGAAGCATTACAAAAAGTAGATTTTTCAGTTGGCATTCTGTGCACCATCTTGCATGGTTGCGGTAGGCAAGCTGCTGCATCGTTTGAGCAACTAGTCTATAAGCTCAGTGAAGAGGAGATAATTCGTAAGCTTACCCGGCTTCAAGCAATAGGTTTTACAATGGCTAATCTATCCAGCATGTTACATGGTTGTAGCAGCCAAGCTGCTGGATCATTTAAGAAATTAGTCTATAAGCTAACTGAAGATAAGATTATTGAAAAGCTGAACCAATTAAAAGCAATGGGTTTTACAATGAGTAATCTATCTAGTATGTTGTATCGTTCTGGTAATCAATCTGCTAAATCGTTTGAGGTATTGGTTAATACACTAACTGCGCAACAGATGGTTCATAAGCTTGACGCGTTAAAAAAAATAGATCTTGAAGCCATGCATTTATCCAGTATTTTATCCAGTATGTTGCGTGGCTGTGGTAATCAAGTTGTTAAATCACTTGAGTTGTTAATCAATACTTTAATTAAAGAGGAGATGTTGACTAAGCTTAAAAGATTAAAGGAGGTACATGTTAAAGTAAGCAACTTATCCAGCATGTTAAATTCCTCTGGCAATCGATCTGCTGCATCATTTGAAAAATTAGTCGATACACTAATTGAAGAGCAGATGTTGTGTAAACTAAAAAATTTAAAAGCAATGGGTATTGAAGTTCGGAGTTTATCCGGTATGTTACATCGCTACGGTACGCAATCTTTTAAAGCATTTGAAGTCTTAATCAATAGGCTGACGGGAGAAGCTATGTTGTCTAAGCTGAATAAATTGGAGTCAGTAGGTATTGAAGTGCGCAATCTGTCTAGTATGTTAGGCGCCTTTGGGCATAGCCAATCATCTCAAGCATTCGAAGCATTAGTCAGTAGCTTAACTGACAAGGATATGTTTTCTAAGCTGGAAGCATTAAAAGCATCAGCTATTCCATTCAGCCATTTATCTAGTATGTTAAGTGGTTCTGGTACGCAATCCCCTAAAGCATTGAAATCCTTAATCAGTAGCTTAACTGACAAGGATATGCTCTCTAAGCTTGAGGCATTAAAAGCATCAGCTATTCCATTGAGCCATTTATCCAGTATGTTAAATGGTTCTGGTAGTCAAGCCGCTAAAGGATTGGAGGACTTAACCAACCTGCTTATTGAGCAGGAGATGCAGGTTAAGCTTGAGGCATTAAAAGCATCAACTATTCCCTTTAGCTATTTATCCAGTATGTTAAGTGGTTGCGGTAGTCAAGCCGCTAAAGCCTTGGAACAATTGGTCCATACACTAACTCAGGAGGAAATGGTGCGTCAGCTTGAGGCATTACAACAAGTAGGTTTTGAGGTAAGCCATTTAGCGAGTATGTTAAGTGGTTCCGGTAGTCAAGCCGCTGCATCATTTGCAGCGTTAGTAAATACGCTAACTAAAGCAGATCTGTTGGTTAAGTTTAACCAATTAAAAGAGGTAGGTTTTTCAGCTGGTAACCTATCTGGCATCTTGCATTGTTCAGGTAGTAGCGCTGCTGGGTCATTTGAAGGGTTGGTTCATACGATCACTAGGGATGATATGGTCTGTAAGCTTAATGCATTAGAAAAAACAGGTTTTTTAGCCAACCATTTATCGACTATATTATATCGTTGCGCTACCCAAGCCCCGCTATCATTTGAAGCGTTAGTGGGTAGCTTAACTGAGCAGGATATGTGCGCTAAGCTTAGCCTATTAAAAGAAGTAGGTTTTTCAGTTAATAATCTATCCAGTATTTTGTATCGCTGTGGCAATCAATCCGCTAAAGCATTTGAGGCCTTAATCAATCTGCTCATTGAGCCGGAGATGCGCGCTAAGCTTAAGGCATTACAAGCATCAGGTATTTTATTGACCCATTTATCTAGTATGTTGAGTGGCTCTGGTACTCAGGCCGCTAAGGCATTTGAACAATTGGTCCATACATTAACTCAGGAGGAGGTGGTGCGTAAGCTTGAGGCATTACATCAAATAGGTTTTCAAGTAAGCCATTTATCCAGTATGTTAAGTGAATCTGGTCTTCAAGCTGCTGCATCATTTGCAGCGTTGGTGAATAAGCTAACTAGAGCGGATATCTTGGTTCAGTTGAACCGATTAAAGGAACTAGGTTTTTTAGCTAGTAATCTATCGGTTATGTTGTATCGTTCAGGTAGTAACGTTGCTGCGTCCTTTGAAAGGCTGGTCCATATGATTACTAGAGATGATATGGTCTGTAAGCTTCATGCATTACAGGAAGTAGGTTTTGAAGTAAGCAGTTTATCAGGTATGTTAAAGGGTTGTGGCGCGCAATCCTATAAAGCCTTTGAAAGGGTCATTGATACGCTCTCCGATGAGGCGATGCTTACTAGGCTTAAGGCATTACAAGCAAGCGGTGTTTTTCCTAACCATTTATGCGCTATGCTGATAGGGTCTGGTATGAAATGCTGTGATCTATTGAGCAATCTGATCAATCTGCTTCATAATAAAAAATATATTGAGACGATACAAAAAGTTAAAGCTGCTATCTATACCAGTCCAAATGTTATCCATGAAGATGACCAAATGCTCCTAAGCAGCAGCGCAAGTGTACTGCTCAATGCGCTAGGAGATTTGAGAAAAGATCCATCTGTTCATGACCTGAGCAATGATCTAAGGTTCAAGAAATTTTTAACAGATTGTTATAATAAAAATAAACATGTAGACGATAGCCTCTTAGCGGTCAGAAAAGTTTCAAGTGATGACCCTAGGATAGATTTGCGTGGCCAAGATAAAGTAGTCGCCAAAAAAAAGATCAATAAAGGTGCCATATTAGGTATCTATACCGGTATATTGCTATGTGATGGAGATCCTATCGACCATGCAGTTGAGGTAGCTTATTTAGCCACCAAAAGCATTTATGGGTTAAATAAGCTAAATAGTTATAGTTTTGCTATTCCGCTTGGTACATCTAGTCCATTGTATCTAAGTGCGTGTGGGCGGGGAAATATCTTAATGAAGATTAATGCGAATCACACCTATTATGCTACATCCTCCAAATCTTGTAAACCAAATGTGGTTCCATCGCCGAATAGTTGTGATGGACGCACACCATTTATATTGTTTCATGCAACCCAGGATATTCCGGCTGGAGAAGAACTCTTGTTTGATTATATGGTAAGTCTTACTGGTCTAATCATGATAATAATCATGATTTATCTAATCCAGATGCCAAGATCTATAGGAATTTATTTACCACAAAAAAATATTTATACCAAGCTGAAAGTATAAGATTTTTAAGATTGGTTAAAGACCATGATCCTGATTTGTATCAGGATTTATTACAATATATCCATACGCCTTGTATGCATTTGGCAGGTAAAGATAGAATCGTAGAATGCAGAAAGATTGATGATCCTAATAAAACGAAAATAGATTATCGTATATACAAACTTCCAGGGGAATGGTCTGTAGGGGAACCTACGCAAGATTATTTTTCAATTCACTGGGATCCATCGGGTTCCTTAGATGCATTGGATCAGTATACATGGCGTGATGAACAATCTTGATTTGATAGCCATTGGATACTTTTCTCCCCATTTTTCTTCTAATTCCAATAGATAATGTACTGAAACTTTCTTTATCAATTCATTTATTCCGCTTGCTCACCATATCTACTGGTTAAAATAACATTACCAGATTGTTTACCAGCCAAATCATAAGTTGCGTAAGCAGCTACAACTGACTTCCCAGAAAACGCAATGCCGCATTCCACTACCTCTTGTATATGAGGATACTGCAATAACTCCGTATGATAGGCTTGTGCTTGTATTTGTGCCAAGGCAACCTTAGATGCGTTTTCCAGTTCTTCTTCGCTCCGAACTTGCTTAAATTCCAATAGCAGCGCTTTTGAACCTTTTTCTTTGGGAATTAATAGCAAATCATAACGACCTAACCCACTTTCTCGATTAGAACGTATGTAATGGGTTATACCCAAACTTGATAACATCCCTAATACAAAACCATGATAAAATCCTTCTGATGTTTTACTTTGTTTGGTATCAAAATAGCTCACACTTCTTCGTAAGAAATAGCTAAGTTGTTATACAAAAGCAGCAACATTACCAGCTATCAAATGTTTCAAAAAAGAATCATATTGACGTTTGTGATGAAACTGCCTGACGAACCATTCTTGAAAAAATGTGCTATAAAGTCTCCATATTTCATAATTTGGAATCTTAACCTTACACTCGTATACATTCGTATAGTCGCTTAGCTTACTTGTTTCAAAGGTCAAATAGCCAGCAAATAATAAAAGACTTCAAAAAGATGTGTCATCTTTATCTAGGATATCAAAAGCAAGATGTTTGTTGATAGCTATATCCAAAGGTTCACCACGCATCAACGATTCAAATTGCGCTTTAATATCAGCATGAGCAGTAAGTACCTTTTGTTCGATCAAGTTATTATTACCTGTGTTAACCCAGTATACATCAAAAAGACCCTCCTCACTCAAACAATAAATAATAGACCATGGATTATACATGACTAAGTCCCCTACCCTATAGCCATTATACCAACTTTTTACTTCATCGATACAAATAGAAAAATTTTGTTTGGTAAATAGGCCTTGCACTTCTACCGGCTTAAACCAAAATAGCTGCTATAACCTTGATCTAAAAGGGTATAAGTCTTCAGGTTATTCAAACCAGAGAGCATACTATCCTTAGAAATACGTAATATACCGGTTAAAAGACCTTTTTCCAGTGCAGTATTGTCTTTTAAGGTGTCGCTAAATAGGTTGCGCATAAATGCAACCATAGCCGCCAAGTATCTCTTATTACCATAAGCTTTATTGAGTGGCGTATCATACTCATCTATGAGTACATATACCTTCCGGCCATGGTGTTGGTAGAGGCATTGACTAAGTAGCTTTAAAGATTTTTCTAGCGCTTGTTGATTGGCTTATCTATTGCGAATGACATACAGTTGCTCTAACTGCAACTCATTAATTTTATCACTTGTAAATAAATAAGGGTAGAAGCTATAAATTTCTAGTATCAACTCATATACCGCGTTATAAGCTCCTTGAAAACTATCCGAATTTATATCCTTAAAGCTGATTCATAATGACAGGGTACTTTCCTTGATGTGCGCTAATGTACCTGCCATTTTCCAGCTTTCCGATCGTTAGATCATCAAATAAACCTACTGTAGTGACCCCATTCACTTCTGAGGCAAAAAAATGTTGCAGCATAGACATATTGAGTGTCTTACCCCAACGGCGAGGACGGGTAATCAAGGTAACTTTATCTCCTTTTTTTAGGAAATCAGCAATCATGTTTGTCTTATCACAAAAAAGATAATCCCCTTGTACTAACTCTTGAAAGTTACTAACACCAATTGGTAATTTTTTCATGATTAGAAGCGTTAAGTATATAATTTATAACTTTTTATGGCCTTGACACATAAGACCTTCTGCTAGACCTATTTCTAATGGCAATTTTGGTGTCGAATCTTGTCTATGCTCCTCAAATACATTTGGTATTCTGGCGACTGCGCTTCTCCTAAAAACTGCCGATCACAAATAGGTTTTGCAGAAGGTCTACAATAGTATTTTGGAAATATTGAATACTAAGGTATAAGGTAAGATAAACACTCCGTTGATCAAGTAAAAAGTAAGCTAAAAAATAGCTTAACGATTAGTTAACGCTTTTCGCTTGTTTGGTTTACAACCAAATAGAGAGAAATGCACATAGCGGAATGGTCGCTTTTTTATATCAAAAAGTAATGCATTCAAGTTTTCCACACTATGATTTAGATTATGATAGAGGGTAGGATCATACATAAATAGCCCCAAGCTTCCAGTATCACTAGAAGCATGCTGGATCAACCTTTCTGCATCCTTAAGCATATTGGTAATTCTAAAGGAGATATCCTTAAAAGGAATAGATCCTATCTGTAAAAGTAGGCTATGTATAGTAGGCAACATAGCCGGTATGCCTCTTTTTGGGTCTGCTAATGGAGTAGAAATAGCAATTATATTTTTTGCAATCGTGCTTATATTCTCTTCAAGTCCATGAATAGCAGTATTTAAAGTAGCACTTGTTTTTTCAAGATTGGCTAAAATCGAATTGACACCTTCAGTTGTCTTGATAAGGTTCTGTGTAACCGTTGCCACTTGCGCTGTCATTGCTTTAAGGTCAATATCATTAAAATCTGGATGGATCTGACCAATGATAATATCGTTCCTATTGATGGGCTTTCCTTTGTGTAGCTCAATTTCTAAAGCATTTCCTTCCATCATACCTGCATTATTGAGCATAATTTTACTGTTGTGTGTCAAAGGAAATTGTTTATCCACCTCAATTGTAACCAATGTGCTGTAATTCTCTTTAGGCTTAATTTCTACTTTTGTAACCATCCCTACTACATGGCCTTTTAGTTTAACAGGAGCAGAAACATATAAGTTTTTATTTACAGGGTAAGAAACTTGGTAGCCATTATACTTAGAAAATATATTGTGGCCTTTTAGGAATAAAAAACCATAGTATAAAATACACAGGGAAGATAGGGCTAATAGGCCTATCATATAGTTCTTATTTATTTGCATATTCGTATCTTTTGCATATTCCAGTAATAGTTCTTTACTCGATTGCTAAGTAGCAATTTTTAGGCTTGCCTAGACTGCTCAAATAGAGCTGAGCATGCTGCGTTGCTCCTAAAAGCTGGTCATGGCAAATAGGTTGCGTAAAGAAGTCTAATGTACAATTTACAAAATAACTTAATGAATTACAGCCAGCTTATGCTTTTTAATAGCCTTTAATGGCCATAGTAAAACCAATTACACAAGACCTTCTGGAAAACCCATTTCTAATGGCAATTTTGGTGTCGAAGCTTGTCTATGCTCCTCAAATACATTTAGTATTCTGCGGTGCTCGGCTGCGCTTCTCCTAAAAACTGCTGATCACAAATAGGTTTTGAAGAAGGTCTACTATTTTTTCTTAAACACCACTTGAACAGGTACTCCTTCAAAGTTAAAATGGGCCCTAAGCTGATTGACTAAATAGCTTTTATAATTAGGCTGGATATAGGCTGGGTGGT encodes:
- a CDS encoding MlaD family protein, with the translated sequence MQINKNYMIGLLALSSLCILYYGFLFLKGHNIFSKYNGYQVSYPVNKNLYVSAPVKLKGHVVGMVTKVEIKPKENYSTLVTIEVDKQFPLTHNSKIMLNNAGMMEGNALEIELHKGKPINRNDIIIGQIHPDFNDIDLKAMTAQVATVTQNLIKTTEGVNSILANLEKTSATLNTAIHGLEENISTIAKNIIAISTPLADPKRGIPAMLPTIHSLLLQIGSIPFKDISFRITNMLKDAERLIQHASSDTGSLGLFMYDPTLYHNLNHSVENLNALLFDIKKRPFRYVHFSLFGCKPNKRKALTNR